The following are encoded in a window of Spea bombifrons isolate aSpeBom1 chromosome 2, aSpeBom1.2.pri, whole genome shotgun sequence genomic DNA:
- the SRSF3 gene encoding serine/arginine-rich splicing factor 3 codes for MHRDSCPLDCKVYVGNLGNNGNKTELERAFGYYGPLRSVWVARNPPGFAFVEFEDPRDAADAVRELDGRTLCGCRVRVELSNGEKRSRNRGPPPSWNRRPRDDYRRRSPAPRRRSPRRRSFSRSRSRSLSRERRRERSLSRERNHKPSRSFSRSRSRSRSNERK; via the exons atgcatcgtgactcctgtcCGTTAGACTGTAAAGTCTATGTTGGAAACCTTGGAAACAACGGCAACAAAACTGAATTAGAACGTGCTTTTGGTTATTATGGACCCCTGCGAAGTGTGTGGGTTGCTAGGAACCCCCCTGGCTTTGCGTTTGTCGAGTTTGAAGATCCCAGAGATGCAGCTGATGCGGTTAGGGAACTAGATGGAAG GACGTTATGTGGGTGTCGAGTTCGTGTAGAATTATCTAATGGAGAGAAAAGGAGTAGAAATCGTGGACCTCCTCCAtcatggaacagacgtcccaGGGATGATTATCGAAGGAGAAGTCCAGCACCTAGGCGCAG ATCTCCGAGGAGGAGGAGCTTTTCTCGTAGCCGTAGCAG GTCTCTTTCTAGAGAGCGTAGGAGAGAAAGATCACTGTCTAGGGAGAGGAACCATAAGCCATCTCGGTCATTTTCTCGATCAAGAAG TCGCTCAAGGTCAAATGAGAGGAAATAA
- the LOC128474526 gene encoding parathyroid hormone 4-like: protein MLSQKYLQLVAFLGIVCFACLTASENQERERSVAEAQLMHDKGKTIEELNRQRWLQGILGSVHNPGRREVSPIQHSRRDTHGNKDDQQQIDNMKNVLQYKGTVIARSKKIFQ, encoded by the exons ATGCTTTCCCAGAAGTATCTGCAGCTAGTGGCTTTCCTAGGAATTGTCTGCTTTGCTTGCCTGACTGCATCAGAGAACCAGGAAAG AGAACGGTCAGTTGCAGAGGCTCAGCTAATGCACGACAAAGGAAAGACTATTGAAGAACTAAACCGACAAAGATGGTTACAAGGAATACTGGGGTCTGTTCACAACCCAGGTCGGAGAGAGGTTTCTCCAATACAACATTCCCGCAGAGATACACACGGAAATAAAGATGACCAGCAGCAAATCGACAATATGAAGAATGTTCTGCAGTACAAAGGAACAGTTATAGCACGCAGTAAAAAGATATTTCAATGA